A region of Heteronotia binoei isolate CCM8104 ecotype False Entrance Well chromosome 2, APGP_CSIRO_Hbin_v1, whole genome shotgun sequence DNA encodes the following proteins:
- the MYDGF gene encoding myeloid-derived growth factor: protein MAAPRSVGERQLRDSLLAFFLLSRVFYAAAGTEEGASTAEFDVRPGGIVHSFSKSLGDYECTFTYAAQGGTNEQWQMSVGVSEDNLLFSCSVWRPQGKSYLFFTQFEAKVKGATIEYGMAFSSAAAGGQKDVPLKEEEFQVTETAVSHKEGKFRSELSKLVVVAKTTHDEL from the exons ATGGCGGCGCCCAGATCTGTCGGTGAGCGGCAGCTCCGGGATAGTTTACTGGCATTTTTTCTCCTCTCCCGTGTCTTTTATGCCGCAGCCGGGACGGAAGAAGGCGCCAGCACAGCCGAATTCGACGTGAGGCCTGGAGGAATAGTCCACTCTTTCTCCAAGAGCCTG GGAGATTATGAATGCACTTTTACCTATGCAGCTCAAGGCGGGACAAATGAG CAATGGCAGATGAGTGTCGGAGTCAGTGAAGACAACTTACTGTTCTCGTGTTCAGTCTGGAG GCCCCAGGGAAAATCCTATCTCTTCTTTACCCAGTTTGAGGCAAAGGTGAAGGGGGCAACGATCGAGTACGGCATGGCTTTT TCTTCTGCTGCAGCCGGAGGACAGAAAGATGTCCCCTTGAAGGAGGAAGAATTCCAAGTGACAGAAACAGCCG TATCCCACAAGGAAGGCAAATTCCGCTCGGAACTCTCCAAGCTGGTGGTCGTAGCGAAAACAACCCATGACGAGTTGTGA